CTGCTGCCTGAAATTACAAACCACCGGAATTCCTGTTTGCCGATATATTTCTTGACCGGATCCAATCTGGAGCGTCAAAGCTTCATGGGGCCTATGAAAAACCGTATGCCCGTGAGAACCGATCAGATCAATTGGCAATTTAAATTCGTCTTTGAAAACTAACACTTGTTCGGCCAACCAAATACCATAGAGCCTATCCAATTCCTGAATCGCATCAGGGTCTGCATAAAATGCATTGGATAATTTTGATTTCCATTCTTCTGTATAAGGAATGGTTTTGGCCGCAATAAATTCAAACTGCAATTTGTGCGTTTTCGAAAACCGGATCAAAGCCATATCCAGTCCATCGAGAGAAGTGCCTGACATTAATCCTAATACGTTCATTTGAAGAAGGCTAAATACTTGAGGCTAAAGACTAAAGACTAAAGGCTAAAGGTATGTCCTTACCTGATATAGGTTGACTTTTTTTAAGTTAAATTAAAGATAGTGATGATGATGATAAGTTTTTCTTTTTTGCTTCTTTTTTCTTTTTGTTAATTTCACAAATTTCTGTTGAAAACTCCTTAATTCCTTGATTTATAATCATTTTAGGCCTGTCTTTTTCTGTCAAGTTTTTAACAAGGTTTTCAAAATTTTTAGGTGTTAACATTCCTAAGCTTTTATGTGGCCTTTGTTCGTTGTACCAGAATTTTATTTTATTACTCATTTGCATGATATTTTTTGAGGTTATTTCATACTCATTCAAATATTCGTTCTTTATTGTTCCTTGTATTCTTTCTACATAGGCATTTTCTTGAGGATTTAGACACATACTTGGATTCATTTTGCTTTCTCGAATTAATTCCTTTAATTCTTTACTTATATATTGACTGCCTCTGTCTGAATGAAATATGCAACCTATTATCTCTTCTTTATTTGATGTGGATTTTATTGCATTTTGCAAAGCTATCACTGTATGCCTGGCTGCTAAGCTTTGTGACATATGTAACGCTTTCAATATTCTTGTATACACATCTTCGATGGTTACTCCATAATAGTTGATCTGCCCAGCCTTAAAATAAAAGATATCAGATTGCCATACCTGGTTAGGACCATTGAGCTGCATTCCTTCGATTAAATTGGGATAGACTTCTACTGCCTGGCTCCGTAGTCCTAACTATACTGCGTTTTTTTTACGCATTTTAAAGCCATTGGCATTCGCTATTTCAATTACCTTATCTCTTCCAACTGGCCATTGATTTTCTTCTTTATAATACATCTTTCTACAACCCATTACTTTATGTATTTTTTCGTATTTCGTTTAGTTGATCAACTACTGATTTTATGAACTTGTCTTGTTTTACATTTTTAATCCGGCTTTTCCAGAGTGCCTGTTTGCTTATTCCGGCCAGTTCACTAATTTCCTTCAGTTTATATCTATGTTTTATTCCTTTGTTGATTCGATACCATTCGAAAGTCTTTTTTTACAGATTGCTTAATATCAATTTTGAATTCTTCATTCGCAATTTCAATCATCTTATTTAAAAACTCAATTTCCATTTGCTTACGACCCAACATAGCTTCAACTTCCTTCAATTTATTCTCCAATTCTTTACTACGATATGCCTCACTTTTATCTTCGACTACCATGCGCTTACTTTGCTTTAAATATAAGCTATATTGGTTAATCCATTTATATATACTGCCCTGGCTCACTCCTAACTCATTGGATGCTTGAAGAATTGTGCATTTGCCTCGTTCTACATCTCGAACTGTCTTGCGGCGTATCTCTACACTAAAAACACGCTGCACTTTCAGGCTTAATTTTTGCTTATTTTTGGATTCCATTCGGTTGACTTTTGACCAGATTTTGGTCAACCTATTTCAGGCATAGACAGTATGGTATTCCAACCTTTAGTCTTTAGTCTTTAGCCCTTTCTTATGAAGGTAAAAGGTAATTCAAAATTTACTATGTATTTGTATTTAGGATCTAATATTTTTTTATTTCCAGAAAAGGATAAAAGGAAATATTAAAAATGTAAAATTTGCAGTTGGTCTCTATAACCTTTAGTCTTTTACACTTAGCCTTTCCTTAAGTAAGCTAAAGTTGAACGGGAAAAAGTAATATGTTCTTTATCACTCCTTTAGCCTTTTCCTCCCGACATCATCGAGTGATTTTTTAATAAGAGGTTTCTTCATGTCGGGATAGTCTTAAGTCTTAATATATCGCCATATCAAACAACTTCCGGTACTCCAGACTCATTGGATGTTGCGGACCTAACAAATGAAACAGAGCGATCCCGGCACGTCTGGGCAATTCATTTTGGAAAGCAGGTTCTTTGTGTACAGCGTCAATGATGTCTTCTATCGCTGTGGAAATATTTTTTTGCAATATTTTAGTTTTGGCAGACGCTAAAAGCAAAGCCGCTTTATTTTTTAAAACTAGAGTCGATACGCATCCAGTCTTCGATGGCTTTGGCATCCTGTTCCAATTCATCGCGTTTTGGACTTTCGGCCAGGGAGCGAATTCGATCCAAAGCGTTTTTGGAGTTAAAAAATACTTCGTGTTTGATCAAGTTTTGAAGAGCCTCTTCGTGATCCGGGTGACCGCTCAAAAAAAGAATTAGTTTTTCCGCAAAAGCCGCATCAGGAAATTCGCATTCTTCAAGGATCAGGCTTTCGAAATCATCGACCTGTGCTTCCACTATTTCTGGCAGATCTAAAAGACCAAAAATTTTATCAAGCCATTGGCGTATCGTTTCTTTGGATTGTGCACCTGTGAATTCATCGATTATTTTTCCTTCATATACAAGTTTACAATGTGGAATACTTTGGATCTTAAAATAAGCTGCAATGTCCAGTTCAACTTCTGTATTGATTTTAACCAAAGCCCATTTTCCTTGATCTTCCGTTTCAAGTGATTCCAAGACCGGGCCCAGTACTTTACAGGGACCACACCAGGGAGCCCAAAAATCAATCAGTACCGGTTTTTCAAAACTGAGATCGACGACATCGCGTTTAAAATCGAAAGCTGGTTGATCCATAAGGGTTTATATTCAAAAAGAAAAATGAAAATTAGCTATGAATGGGTAATTTCCACTCTGCAAAAGAAACAAGTAAATTGGATTTTAGTTTTATCGAAATAAGAGCTTAAATCGTTCACGAGGAAGCTCTTATTCATATGCACCCATTTGTTAACTTTGGCCTTAAATTCAATAAGAAATGAGAATCATTTACATCATCATATTTTACTGTAGTGTTATGTCATCCTGCAAAGAAGGCTCCATGGCTGGAGGTGGCCAAAACAAAAGGCCCCTTACCATTGAAAACCTTCAGGGTTCCTGGGCCAGCAAACCCGAAGGTCCAGCCGAACTTAAATTTGAGCAGGATTCCATACATTTTCTCGATGATCAGCAATCCTTCAAATACATGATCGTAGGTGATTCTATTCAGTTTGAATTGAGTTGCCACATTCTGGTATAAGATAGAATTGAGGGGAAATGACAAAATGGACTTCACCACCCCCCAAATGGCATTGAAATATACACGCATAAATAATTGATAATCTGTATTTTATATTAATTCATGGGGTATTTATTTCAGGAAAAAAATCTGAAAATTCATAAATATCCTTAGATTTGCGGTCCCTTTAGGGTCGGGTGGCCGAGTGGCTAGGCAGAGGTCTGCAAAACCTCGTACAGCGGTTCGAATCCGCTCTCGACCTCAAAACATGAATTTCCCCTTATTCTTGCGGATAAGGGGATTTTTATTTTAGATTGATAATCAATTATTTATGATTCTATTTTAAAATGTCTTTATAAGGATCAGACAAATTAAATACGAAAAAAGCGTCCCCTGGTGACATTTAAATTTCAGAGTTTTCAAGATTCTAAGCACAAATTATATGTTAAAGCATATAATAAATGATTTAGGCATATAATTATATTTATTTGCATATATTTTCATATATTTGTAATGTTTTATATTTAAATGCATATAGTGAAAAAATTAGCAACATTTGTTAAAGAACGTAGGAAAGAAGTTCACCTTACTCAGGAAGAATTCGCAGAACGCACTGGAATTGCATTGACCGTATTACGTAAAATAGAACAGGGAAAAACAAATATGAATGTGAATAAAGTAAACCTTGTTCTTCGCATGTTTGGCCATGAATTAGCACCTGTAAACAGCAAAGAACTTGAAGAATGAGGCAAGGAAAAGTATATTATAAGGACCAGCTGGCAGGCATTATTACAGAGACTAATGATGGAGAATATATATATCAGTATAACGATCAATTTGTAAAAAATCATCCGAATGATTTTATATCATTTACGATGCCTGTAACCGATATACCTTATAAAGAAAATAGGCTCTTTCCTTTTTTTGATGGTTTGATCCCTGAGGGTTGGTTATTAGACATCGCCGCTGAAAACTGGAAGATTAATAAGAATGATCGAATGGGATTGCTACTAGCCTGTTGCAAGAATTGTATCGGGGCAGTAAGTGTGGAACCTGTAACTGAAAAAAATGAAGAATAAATGTCTATATTGTTATAAACCCATTCAAGTAGAGTTGGATTTTCACGAAAAATGCTCAATGGAATTTTTTGGGTTGCCCGTGCCTCCAAAAATTGAATATTCTCTTGATCAAATAAGTGAACTTGCTAAACAAATTGTTGAACGAAGTATCGCTGTTCCCGGAGTTCAAGCAAAACTATCCTTGTCCCTCGTCAAAAAAACGATGGAAAATTCAGACCCCCGATTAACTGTCGTTGGTGTATTGGTGGGGCAATATATTTTTAAACCACCAACTGACCGATTTCCAGAAATGCCGGAAAATGAACATCTAACCATGAGAATAGCCGAAGACTACGGTATCCGGGTTGCGCCATCATCTTTAATCAGACTGGCATCAGGCGAACTGTCATATATTACAAAGCGAGTTGATCGGACAGAAGCAGGAAAAAAAATCCACATGTTGGATATGTTTCAGATCACAGAAGCTTTTGATAAATATAAAAGTTCTATGGAGAAAATTGGAAAAGCTTTGGATCACTATTCCAGCAACACATTACTTGACAAATCCTATTATTTTGAATTAGCACTTTTCTCATTTCTAACCGGAAATAACGATATGCATCTGAAGAACTTCTCCATGATCGAGAGTCCTTCCGGATGGGCATTAGCTCCTGCCTACGACCTTTTGAATGTGGCCATTGTGCTCCCGGAAGATAAAGAAGAACTTGCATTGACTTTAGAAGGAAAGAAAAAGAATTTAAAACGAGAACATTTTGAAAAGCTGGGGGAAGGATTGGGTTTAATGCCCAAACAAATAAAAGCAGCATTCCAGCGTATGATTAGAAATAAAACAAAGGCAATTGATTGGATTCATAAATCATTTTTATCTAATGAATTAAAAATCGCCTATGTGGAAACTATTGAACGAAAATATGAGCAATTAGAATTAAACTAATTAATTACCCATCCAGACTCCCTTCCATAATCACTCCGTCGTTGTAAATAACATAATACCCAAACTCCAGCGCATCAATAAAATAAAAATCATGCTCATTACAACTTTGCATACATATTTCGTCTTGTTGCGTATGGCCAACGATTTGGTGGTAACCGGGGATAAAAGACGCTAATAAGGAATTCGGTCTAATCCAAATGGGACTTTGCTTATGTTTGATTCTGTAAACAATAATTCAACGAAATTGCATTCGTCCGGGTTGATTCAGCATTTTGGAAATTTTTTCACTATATATGATCCATTCCACCAACAATTTACTTTCGATTTTTACACCATTATTTTTAGCAGGTATCCAATAATCAGCATAGCTTAATATAAAATGATCCATACTATTTTTTATTCTGTCATGGTACTCCTTATGATTGAGTTCCCAATGCGTACAATGCCCGGAACTATCAATATTAAAAAATAGTTGCAATACTATGCTATCTTGGCTTGGAAATATTGGCTCACTAAATTTCCATGCAAAAGATCTGAATAATAGCAATTCAAAGACAGAACCGCCGCCCAAAAAAAGAGGTTTATGATCATTTTCTTTAAAATCGTCTGTCGGGTACGCCGTCAAATCTTTTAATAATTGCTCCTTAGAAAAATCATAAGATTGCAATACTTTACCCATGGTAGAAAAAGTTACCCAACTACCTACTCTTTGGTCTTGTTGAAATTGGCCTATCATATATGCTTGCAATTCAGGCTGAACAATTTCAAAAGTTTGTCTGGCCGGTGAATCCTTTTCTTGTATAAGATATCGAAGAAGCAAGCTTGGTATGCTGCTTTCGTAATAATAAAACCAAATGCCATCTCGTTTTCCATTTTTATAATTGCCTTTTCTTGTAAGTTTGTTTGATTTCAATTCGTCAATAATGAAGCTGGGGATCGCATAACGGAATAAACTTTGTTCTTCCTGATAAGCAATATTATAATACTCCCATAATCCATGCTTTAGGTTATTCAGGTAATTTCCATTTTCCAGTATAGCTAATTTTCCATTTGAAGAATAATATTTTACACTGAAACCATGTTTTACATTTACATCATTTTTCAGAACCTGATATTCCTCTATTACTCCATTTGAAAAAATAATTGTATCAATAAGATTTTGAGCGTGAACCGGAAAAATAAATTCCAAGAAATGGATAGCAAACAAGAAAATTCTGAATGTTGTTGAAATTGATTTATTAAAGCTAAAATAAAAATCAAATTTATTCAATAGCAATCTATTCATCAAGCTTATTTAGATGTTATCGATAAATTCCACAAATTTGAATAGATAATTATATTCATCCCAAATCAATCTTATTGAAACTGTATTCGCCAAGCCAGCATTTTCTTCCTTGCATATTTTTTACTGTATATAATCCAATCGACGGATAATTTACTTTGTATTTTTTGCCCATTTTCCACCGCTGGTATCCAATAATCCGGATAAATTGAAATAAATTCGTCCAAACATTTTTGTAAGCGCTTTTCATATTTCGGATGATTTATTTCCCAATGACTGCAATGTCCTAAAGTATCTATAAGAAAAACTAAAGTCAAAACAATGCTATCTTCTTTCGGATAAAGCAGCTCCGTAAATTTCCAGGAATCCAGTTGGCTAAATAGAAATTTAAATATGGATTCACCTCCTAAAAAAAGCGGCTTATGATGAGTTGCTAAATGTATAAGTTCCGGATATGCAATGGAGTCTTTTATCAATTTATGATTAGAGTAATCATAAGTTTGAAGCACTTCCCCATCTGCGGAAAATGAGACCCAAGTTCCGATTCTTTTATCCTTTTGAAATTGTCCGATCAAATAGGCTTGTAATTCTGGCTGTAAAATTTCAAAGGTTTGCCCTGAAGATGCTCCCTCTGCACGAGCATCTGATCGAACAAGTACACTTGGAATGCTGTCCAGATAATAATAGAACCAGATTCCATGCCGCTTGCCTTGCTGATAGTTTCCTTTACTTATAAGTTTATTGGATCTCGAGTCGTCAATGGTATATGTTGGGACTACTAAGCCATTTAAAGTGGCCCTTGTATCATCATATGTTTGGTTGTAATATTCCCACATTCCATGCTTTTTATTATTTCGAAAATATCCATTTTCGAGTATTGCCATTTTTCCGGCCAGTGAAAAATACTTGACATAGCTACCATGCTTAATTTCCTTATCAGAAGCAAGAATCTGAAATTCTTCGATCACTCCATTTGAATAGCTGGATCTGTTTTGGAGTTCCTGGGTTTGCAATGGACCTAAAAACCCGAGGCAACAAATATTCAATATCATTATCTTAGGCGAAATCAAAGTATTCGAAAATTTAGATCACAAATTTAAATCAATAAAAATATAAAAGCAATACATAAAAAAGGCCTTGCCCCGCAAAAGCTGGGCAAAGCCTCTTTTAACAAGTCAAGTTATCCGCAAAATGATAATATCTGGCGGATAACGGTAAGACTATTTACTTTCCTGAATTCGACTTGGCATAATCAATCATTCCCTGAAAATCAATGACCACTACCGGCTCATTTCCAACAACCCATGCATCGTGACCCTTTGGCAAATAGGACACATCTCCTGGATGGCAATCGATAATTGTACCGTCGTCCATTTTAACTCTTAGTACTCCGCTTACATGATATTGAAAATGCGGTGCATGACATGTCTCCGTCTTCGCAATGGATTTTACGGATTCCGACCATTTCCAACCCGGTTGAAAAACAGCTTTGCCGATCATAGCGCCACCAATTTTAGCTAAGTCGACTTTACCGAGGGGAAAAGTCCTAACATCATCGGGGACAGAAAAATTTACTTTAGCTGCTTTCTCTTCATGAGAATGGCCTATGTGTACTTGTGAAAATCCAAAATTGAAAAAGCAGAAACTGAAAACAAAAATTGATAAAATTAACCTGGCTTGCATAATAAAAATTTAAAAAATGAAAAATATTATTGACGTCACAAACGTAAGGGATCCTGAAACCCTGTAATTGTACAAAATCCCTTAAGAATTGTATAAATCAGAGATTCTGCCTGAGTGCAACCGGGTTCATCCCGGTTTTCTGTTTGATAAAGTGCGTAAAATGGGCCTGATCCTGAAAATTGAGTTCAAAAGCTATCTCTGAAATCGATTTATCTGTCGAGCCTAACTGGACTTTTGCTTCCAGGAGCAGCATATCACTGATAAAATCTCGCGGGCTTTTTCCAAAAGTTGCTTTAACAGCATCGCCTAGATACTTTGGGCTGATATTGAGCTCTTTTGCATATTTAGTCACCGAACGGTTGTTAGCGAACTGATGTTCGACAAGATGTTTGAATTTGGTTGCGATTTTTGTAGCTCTACTGCTGCTTTCCGTCAATCTGTTTACATAAGGTCTGTAAATTTCGCGAATCCGCAATAGGAGAATGTGGATGTAATTGCGGAGGATGTAATCCTTTTCATACGAGAAAGAATGATATTCATCAATGATGCTCTTGAATGCTTGTTGAATATTCAAACTATCCTCTTCCTTCAAATTGATGATGTGCTCGGCATCGAATTCCAAAAATGAAAATTCATCTGTCAAAGGACCATTCACCAGATTCTGAATAAATTCCGTTTTAAAATGAATGCAGTATCCTTTGCAGTTTCTGATAAATTTAGACGCATACACCATATTCTCGGGAACGATAACCAGATCATTCGGTTTCAGCCAGCGATAATCTGCACCCAGCAGCACATCGTGTTCTCCTTCTGTCAATAAATACACTAAATTAAACCTACGTCTTAAGGCCCTTATTCCTTTCTCCGGATCCACATCTTTGTGTTTGTCTTCCAGCGTACCCGGCATGACCATCATGTTGATATCATAAGGCCGGAGGTCCCGATTGACCAGCTTTTCAAAAGAAGCCAGGTCATTGATGAGCATTACATCTTTTTTACTTTTCGGCATAGATGAATCAATATCCAACCAAATTTACAAAATTAAAATGGATCAATATGAATTGAATATTATGAATATATTGAACCGGGTATTCTGTTCAGACCTGAACTATGAAATTTATATACTGCTAGTTTCAGCCACGTGCATTCTTCAGATCTCATTTACTCCAGTCCGGTTGTTGGAAACAAGATTTGCAATCCATCCCAAAGTGGATTTCAAATTTAATAATTAATGCTTTTGCGAAAGCCAATCCAGAATTTCCTCAGAGAGCGGACTTTCTTTATACGAAACTACGCGAATCCATTTTCCGTTTTCATCAATTAGAAATTTTTGAAAATTCCATTTGAGTTCTGCATCCTGAACTCCATTTTCAGATTGCTTGGTAAGCCATCGATATAATGGATGCTGATTATCACCTTTTACTGATATTTTGGCCATCATAGGAAAACTGACTCCATAATTCTTCTGGCAAAATTGCTGACTCTCTTCATTCGTACCGGGTTCTTGTCCGCCAAAATTATTTGCCGGAAAACCCAAAATGGTAAATTGTTCGCCACCAAATTTTTTGTAAAGTTCCTCCAATTCTGCGTATTGAGGTGTATATCCACATTCTGAAGCAGTATTTACGATAAGGACTTTTTTGCCTTTTAATTGGGCAAAATTAAATTCTTTGTCGTCGATGGATTGAACCTTAAAATTGTAAAAAGTTTGCATCGATTGT
The sequence above is a segment of the Saprospiraceae bacterium genome. Coding sequences within it:
- a CDS encoding HipA domain-containing protein, whose translation is MKNKCLYCYKPIQVELDFHEKCSMEFFGLPVPPKIEYSLDQISELAKQIVERSIAVPGVQAKLSLSLVKKTMENSDPRLTVVGVLVGQYIFKPPTDRFPEMPENEHLTMRIAEDYGIRVAPSSLIRLASGELSYITKRVDRTEAGKKIHMLDMFQITEAFDKYKSSMEKIGKALDHYSSNTLLDKSYYFELALFSFLTGNNDMHLKNFSMIESPSGWALAPAYDLLNVAIVLPEDKEELALTLEGKKKNLKREHFEKLGEGLGLMPKQIKAAFQRMIRNKTKAIDWIHKSFLSNELKIAYVETIERKYEQLELN
- a CDS encoding transposase; this encodes MESKNKQKLSLKVQRVFSVEIRRKTVRDVERGKCTILQASNELGVSQGSIYKWINQYSLYLKQSKRMVVEDKSEAYRSKELENKLKEVEAMLGRKQMEIEFLNKMIEIANEEFKIDIKQSVKKDFRMVSNQQRNKT
- a CDS encoding HipA N-terminal domain-containing protein — protein: MRQGKVYYKDQLAGIITETNDGEYIYQYNDQFVKNHPNDFISFTMPVTDIPYKENRLFPFFDGLIPEGWLLDIAAENWKINKNDRMGLLLACCKNCIGAVSVEPVTEKNEE
- a CDS encoding transposase family protein — encoded protein: MQLNGPNQVWQSDIFYFKAGQINYYGVTIEDVYTRILKALHMSQSLAARHTVIALQNAIKSTSNKEEIIGCIFHSDRGSQYISKELKELIRESKMNPSMCLNPQENAYVERIQGTIKNEYLNEYEITSKNIMQMSNKIKFWYNEQRPHKSLGMLTPKNFENLVKNLTEKDRPKMIINQGIKEFSTEICEINKKKKEAKKKNLSSSSLSLI
- a CDS encoding tetratricopeptide repeat protein, which encodes MQKNISTAIEDIIDAVHKEPAFQNELPRRAGIALFHLLGPQHPMSLEYRKLFDMAIY
- a CDS encoding cupin domain-containing protein gives rise to the protein MGHSHEEKAAKVNFSVPDDVRTFPLGKVDLAKIGGAMIGKAVFQPGWKWSESVKSIAKTETCHAPHFQYHVSGVLRVKMDDGTIIDCHPGDVSYLPKGHDAWVVGNEPVVVIDFQGMIDYAKSNSGK
- a CDS encoding AraC family transcriptional regulator, coding for MPKSKKDVMLINDLASFEKLVNRDLRPYDINMMVMPGTLEDKHKDVDPEKGIRALRRRFNLVYLLTEGEHDVLLGADYRWLKPNDLVIVPENMVYASKFIRNCKGYCIHFKTEFIQNLVNGPLTDEFSFLEFDAEHIINLKEEDSLNIQQAFKSIIDEYHSFSYEKDYILRNYIHILLLRIREIYRPYVNRLTESSSRATKIATKFKHLVEHQFANNRSVTKYAKELNISPKYLGDAVKATFGKSPRDFISDMLLLEAKVQLGSTDKSISEIAFELNFQDQAHFTHFIKQKTGMNPVALRQNL
- a CDS encoding helix-turn-helix transcriptional regulator, whose protein sequence is MKKLATFVKERRKEVHLTQEEFAERTGIALTVLRKIEQGKTNMNVNKVNLVLRMFGHELAPVNSKELEE
- a CDS encoding glutathione peroxidase: MKVIPFFFFIIFTSSIIHSQSMQTFYNFKVQSIDDKEFNFAQLKGKKVLIVNTASECGYTPQYAELEELYKKFGGEQFTILGFPANNFGGQEPGTNEESQQFCQKNYGVSFPMMAKISVKGDNQHPLYRWLTKQSENGVQDAELKWNFQKFLIDENGKWIRVVSYKESPLSEEILDWLSQKH